The sequence GCCACCGGTCGTCATCGCGATCGACCGCCGTCACCGGGTGTGCGGGCCGCTCTCACGCCCTGATGATATGGCCGTCCCTCGATTCGCGCGAGGCCCGGCCACTGAACCCGGTGACCACCCCGGCGATCCGGCGCACGTCCGCTGAGCTGCAGCGATGATCAACCGGCAGGGTGAGCATCCGGTCCGCCCAGGCGGCCGCCTCGTGGTCGCCGCTCCACCACCCGTGCCGGTTCTGCGGCCAGTGCACCGGTGCGAAGATCCGGTGCGCGGCGAGATGCGCCAGCAGCGCGTCGCGCTGCGCCCGGGTGGCGGCCACCCACGGCAGCCGGAACGGCGCGGCGTCCGCCGCGGGCCACCTGCCGGTACACCCGTCGAGCAGCTCGCCCAGCGCCACCACGTTGCGGGTGCCGCGCGCCCGGATCCCGGCCACGTCCAGCACCGGCAGCACCGCCGCGGTGAACGTGCTCACCGGCCCGGAGCTGCCCAGCAGCGCGCTCTCACCGGCGCGTTGCAGCGCCCGGAAGTGCTCCTTGCGTACCGGCCACCCGTCCAGCCAGCCGGCCTTGAGCAGCATCGCCGTGAGCTTCTGGGCCGCGCCCGCACTCTGCGGCCCCCGCGGCGCGGGCAGTCGCCGCCCCTGCGGCGACCACAGCAGCGCCCCGTCCGGCAGCGGCAGGGTCTTGCGCAGCGACGCGAGCGCGTACGCCGCGGTGCTGCGCCGGGCCCACCCGCCGAACGGGTCGTGCGAGTGGTCCTCGATCACCGGGACCCCGGGATGGGCCGCGATCCACCCCGCCCACGGCGCCGGGTCGTCGCGGCCGAACAGGTTCTGCGCCAGCACCACGTCGCCGGGCCGGACCCGCAGCGTCTCCCAGCGCGGCCCGCGCCCGTCCGGCAGGTGCCGGTAGTAGGTCACCGGCAGGCACTCGGCGAGCGCCGCGGCGACCCCGGGACAGAAGTACGACGGAACGTGCAGCCGTCCGGGCGCCGCCAGCCGCCGCAGCAGCTCCCGCAGCGCCCCGCACCCGGTGGCGAACAGTTCCCGCCGCTCCGGCAGCCAGTCCGGCAGGCCGCCGCACCCGCCGCCGAGCAGGCCGGCCGGGTCCCAGTGGAACTCCGAGCCGATCTCCCGGGCCGGCTCAGACGGCACGGCGCAGGTCCGGGGTGCCGTCGCCGGCGGCGCGCCGGACGTTGAGGGTGTCCACGTGCACCGGCGGCTCGCCGCGGCGCAGCCCGGTCACGGTCCGCCAGATGATCTTCAAGTCCAGCAGCGGCGACCAGTGGTCGATGTACCAGCGGTCCAGCACGAACCGCTGCGGCCAGTCGATGTCGTCGCGGCCGTTGACCTGCGCCCATCCGGTGATGCCGGGTTTGACCTGCAGGCGCCGGGCGTCCTCGGCGGAGTAGTTCGCCACCTGCGGCAGCACGTCCGGGCGCGGCCCGACCAGGTTCATCTGGCCGCGCACCACGTTGATCAGCTGGGGAAGCTCGTCCAGGCTGGTGCGCCGCAGGGTCCGGCCGCACCGGGTGATCCGCGGGTCGTCGCGCAGCAGGCCGAACGGGTCGGTCAGGCCCAGCCGCGCGCTCATCGCCACGCTGTCGTGCACCATCGAGCGGAACTTGAGCATCCGGAACGGGGTGCCGCCCCGGCCGGCCCGGTCCTGCACGAACAGCACCCCCCGGCCGTCGGCGAGCCGCACCCACAGCGCGACGGCCACCATCAGCGGGGCGAGCAGGACCAGGGCGGCCGCGGCGGCGACGCGATTGAGAACATCCCAGGTCGGGCGTACGAGGTCCACGATTACCTCCGGCTCAGATCGATTCGACGGTGCTTCCGGTCAGGCGGTGGCGGGTGTCCAGCACGTACCGGGCGTGCCCGGCCACCAGGTCCAGGTCGAAGGCGTCGTGATCGGCGAGCAGGACGACCGCGTCGGCGGCGGCCACCTCCCCGGCGGTCAGCGACACCCGGGTCACCCGCCGGTCGACGCGCGCGTCCTCGACCACGTGCGGGTCGGCGGCGCGGACCTCGGCGCCCATGTCGAGCAGCAGCTCCGCGACCCGCCGGGCCGGCGATTCCCGGGCGTCGCCGCTGTTGCGCTTGTAGGCCAGCCCGAGCAGCAGCACGGTGGCGCCGTTGACCGCCCGGCGGCGCCGGTTGAGGGCGGCGACGAGCCGGCGTACGACGTAGTCGGGCATGTGGTTGTTGATGTCGTTGGCCAGCTCGACGAAGCGGAAACTCTGGCCGAGCGCCCGCTGCACCCGCCAGGACAGGTAGGACGGGTCGATCGGCAGGCAGTGGCCGCCGACGCCGGGCCCGGGCACGAAACGCATGAACCCGAACGGTTTCGAGCTCGCCGCGTCGATCGCCTCCCAGATGTCGATGCC is a genomic window of Actinoplanes teichomyceticus ATCC 31121 containing:
- a CDS encoding sugar transferase, with the translated sequence MDLVRPTWDVLNRVAAAAALVLLAPLMVAVALWVRLADGRGVLFVQDRAGRGGTPFRMLKFRSMVHDSVAMSARLGLTDPFGLLRDDPRITRCGRTLRRTSLDELPQLINVVRGQMNLVGPRPDVLPQVANYSAEDARRLQVKPGITGWAQVNGRDDIDWPQRFVLDRWYIDHWSPLLDLKIIWRTVTGLRRGEPPVHVDTLNVRRAAGDGTPDLRRAV